GGCATTCTGCGACACGACAGACGCCACACCGCGTTCGATGAAATAGACCCATTCAATTGGCGTATCGGGCTGCTCGAGCGTCTGCCGCAAAGGCAGGTCGACGGGTACCAAATTCCCAAGCAAAGCCAAGTCTGAGGGGGAGAGAGCAGATAGGAGGTGATTTCGAAACGATTGGTCGTTTTTGGTCAATGTGCTCTCCCGCAGAGGGAAGAGCTGCATAACTCCTCACCGTCCGTGTCCGATATCCGTACAGACGGTAAGGCAGCCTAACACGGCTAAGTTGAAGTTGCGAACTATTGGTACCAAAACGAACGCAGGGGATTACCCGGTTGTTTCCGCACGATAAGCGAGTGACACGCGGGCTCTGGTGGCCCCGAGTTCGTCGCGTACCATGATCGCCATGAGACGCTCGGCAGTGCCAATCAAGGTATCGGCAGCCAGTTCGGTCAGGGTCTGCGTGGCTTCCACGATAGCCGAAGCGACGTCAGTGAGATCGGCGCCAATCTCGTCCCGAGCCGCCCCCGATCCTTCGCCATTATCGTAGTCGAAGTAAAAGACTGGCATGGCTGACTCAACTGTCACGGGGTCCAGCTGCGCTGAATGTACCTTTTCGTACCATAGCGATATGGATTGACGTCCGCAACTATGGGTAAGCGCCATGAACGGGCGCCGGCGATCACAATATGGATGGGTGGGTGTTGTGCCGGGCTGGGCGGTATGCTGAGCGGGCGGGGAGGGCGCTCGGGTGGCACGGGCGCCTTGGGGGCCCATGCGCCTGGCACGGCGCCGTAGCGGCCGTGCCAGGTGATGCGAAGGCGGGTGCTAGAACTCGTTCCAGTCCTTGGCGATGGCAGCGCTGCCGGAGGAGAGATAGCTCCCCATGGCGGACTTGACGCGGGCCTGCATGCCGCGAACGCCACCCTGCTGAGGCTTGGCGGCAGCGGCCGGACGGGACGCAGCCTGGCTGGTCTTGCCGACAGTGAAGATCTCGACGATGCCGTCGACCTTTGACGCCTGGCTTTCGGTCTGCTCGATGGCAGCGTTCATCTCTTCGACCAGAGCCGCATTGTGCTGGGTCATTTCGTCCATCTGGCGCACGGCGATGGAGACTTCCTGGATGCCGCTGGCCTGTTCCTTGCTGTCGCGGGCAATGCCGTCCATCAGGCTGGTATTGGACCGGACGCTGTTGAGCATGGAGTCGAGCTTGGCAGCGGCGCTTGCCACCAGGGTGGTGCCGCCATGCACTTCGATGGCGCTCTGGTCGATCAGGACCTTGACCTCGGAGGAGGCGCTGGCGGCTGACTGGGCGAGGCGGCGGACTTCCACGGCAACCACGGCGAAACCCTTGCCGGCATCGCCGGCACGGGCCGCTTCCACCGAGGCGTTGAGCGCCAGAAGGTTGGTCTGGAAGGCGATGTCGTCGATCAGGCCGATGATATTGGAGATCTTGGAGGAGGAGGAGGTGATCCGCTCCATGGCGCCGGTTGCCTCGACCATGACGGCGCCGCCTTCTTCGGCGACCTTGGCGATCTGGTTGGCATTGTCGCTGGCTTCGCTGGCGCGCTGGGCGTTCTTGGTCACGGTATTGGCCAGCTGTTCCATGGCCGCCGAGGTTTCCTCGATGGTCGCGGCCTGCTTGGTGGTGCGCTCGGACAGGTCATTGGCGCCAGCCAGGATTTCGCCGGTGGCCAGCTTGAGGGCGTTGGAGGTTTCGCGCAGCTCGGAGACGATGTCACCGAGCTTGTCGGCCACGGCATTGGTATCGTTCTGCAGTTCGGCAAAGGCGCCGTGATAGGTGCCTTCCATGCGCTCGGTCAGGTCGGCATTGGCCAAGGCACCCAGCACCCGGCCGGCTTCGGTCAGGGCGCCATTGGTGGTTTCGAGCATGGCGTTGAAATTGGCCGAGATGCGGTCGATATCGGCATCGTTGAACTTGGCGTCGATGCGTCGGGTAAAGTCACCGGCCGAGGTGGCGTCGATGACGCTGTCAAAGGCTGCCTGGAACGATTCCATCATCCGGGCACGGGCGACGGACAGGGCAGAACGGGAGTCCTTTTCGGCCTCGGCGACGCGGACGGCCTGGGCATTGGTCTGGAAGACCTGCAGCGCCCGGGCCATCTGGCCGAGTTCGTGGGTCGGCTCGGTGCCGGCGATTTCCATGTCGATATCGCCGCCGGCCAGAGCCTGCATGGCCTGGGTCATGCGGATGATGACGCCGGACAACCAGCGCCCGGTAACATAGGCGGCAGCTACGCCGATCAGGATGCCGAGGCCGCTGATCGAGAGCACGAGCATGACCTGGAACTGCGCTGAGGCCGTAGCCACTGGCCCGATGGTATCCTGAACTTCCTGAGCCCTGTCGGCCATGGCGGAATAGATGTCGCCAATCTGCGGGCCGAGGGCGCGCAGCTCTTCTGCTTTGGCCGTTGCGGTAACGGTGTCGTTGGCCGCCTTGGCTGCAACAAGCTCATTGAAGCCAGCCAGATAGCTGTTGGCCAGTTCCGTCACGGTAGCGATGTCAGCGAGGCCCTCGGGATTATTGGCGAAGACGGCGAGCCCATCGGCATCGGTGGTGGCGACATCGGTTATCCACTCGATCATGCCCGCCTCCTCCTCCGGCGAGGAATCGATGAGATAGTTGAGGAAAGCGATGCGCGTGCTCGAAACGTCGGCGAGATAATCATTGATCTCGGAGTTTTGTTGGGCGGCGCCGCGATAGGTCTCGAACAGGCCGGCAGTGGTCTGAACGCCAACAAATCCCACGCCCCCCACTACGCCGAGCAAGAGTACCAGGGTGCCAAATGCCCCATAGATCCGGGCAGAAAGGCTGAGATTTGTCAGATTCATCATCGATCTCCAAAGAGTGTGTTGTCCTCAAATTACATTCCAAGGGTAAATTTAAGGTTGTGATTCGGTGATGATTGCCGCATTTGTGGGCATTTCCGGGCGGTCATGATGCCGAGGCTATGCTGTTGGTAGCGCCATAAATCCTTGCGGCCGCGCCCGGCCGGACGGTGGCTGGGCTTCACGAAGGGGCGATGCGACACCGTGTGGATTGCATTGGTGCGGAGAGCGGGTAGAACAGCAGCGCAATCTGGAGCGGCGATCGCGTGGAATTTTCTCTGCCATTGGTGTTCGGCGCGGGCGTCCTGAGCTTCCTGTCGCCCTGCGTGCTGCCGCTGGTGCCGCCCTATCTCACCTATATGAGCGGGGCGAGCTTCGACCAGCTGCGCGATGAAGGCACGACCGCTGGCGCGCTGCAGCGGCGCGTGGCCTTTACCTCGCTGTTCTTCATTCTCGGCTTTACCGTGGTGTTCGTCACGCTGGGCGCGACCGCGACCGCGTTTGGCCAGGTGTTCCGGCAGGCGCTGCCGATCCTGACGCCGCTGGCCGGCGTGCTGATCATCGCCATGGGGCTGCATTTCATCGGGGTGTACCGGATCGGGCTGCTCGACCGGCAGATGCGGCATCAGGGGCCGGGCGTGGCCAGCGGGCCGCTGGGGGGCTTCCTGCTGGGCCTGGCCTTTGCCATTGGCTGGACGCCGTGCATCGGGCCGGTGCTGGCGGCAGTGCTGTCGGTGGCGGCCAGCAAGGGCACGGCCTGGGAAGGCGCAGGGCTGCTGGGCCTTTATTCCCTGGGGTTGGGCGTGCCGTTCTTTCTGGCGGGCATCGCGGTGGGACCGTTCCTGGCGTTTTTCCAGGGGTTCAAGCGGCACCTGCACACAGTCGAGCGCGTGATGGGCGTCCTGCTGGTAGTCACCGGCGTGCTGTTCCTGACGGGCAATTTCAGCCGCCTGTCATACTGGTTCCTCGAAACCTTCCCGGCCCTGGCGAATTTCGGCTAGTAAGCCTGCCTTAACCCTGATCACAGAAGCGTGACATCGCCGCGCCTGGTTCAGCACTGGTTTACCCGGCAGGGGCACAGTGGTGGGCATGACTGAAGCTGCTGCACCAGCGCTGAACCCGTCGACACCGCTCCCGGCCGATCCGGCCGGCGCGATGCTGGCCGCTGCCAGTCTGTCGCAAGCCATCAGCGTGAGCGTGAGCCACAGCATTGGCGAGGTCGAAGAAATCTGGCGGGCGCTGACGGTCAAGACGATCGAGTCGCCGGGTCAGAGTTTTGATTTTATCCGCGCCTGGGTCACCCAGCGCGACATTGCCCCGAGCGCCCAGCACTATGTCGTCGGCCGGGTCGACGGCGTCGTCGTGGCGCTGCTGCCGCTGCACCGCCGGCGCGTCTATGGCATGCAGGTCCTGACCTGGTTTCCTGGCGCCCATGCGGGCTGCCACGCCCCGGTGGCCGACCATGACCGGCTGGCGGCGCTGGGACCGGCCGGCCGCCGGGCCCTGTGGGCGGCCATGACGGCGGCGCTGGGGCGCGGCGACGTGATCTATCTGCGCTCCATTCCCGCCAGAGTGGGCGGGCATGATGGCCTGTTTGACGAGCTGGGCACATCGCTGGCCGTCGAGACGCTCTACCGGTCCGAATATGCAAGCTGGGCAGAATGCGACAGGCTGCAGCGCAGCAAATCGCGGCGCAAGCACGACCGGCAGCAGGGCGATCGGCTCAATGCCATGGGCACTGTCAGCTTTGAAGAAATCGGCAATGGCGGCGAAACGCGCCAGGCCATCGACACCATGTTTCTCCAGCGATCGGCGCGGTTCAAGGCGATGGGGATCCGCGACACCTTCGTGCAGGACTGCCTGACCGGGTTTTACCAGCAGCTGGCGGGGCCGAGTTCGGGCGTCGATGTGCGGCTGCATATATTGCGGCTCGACGGCGCCATCGTCGCGGTGCGCTACAATGTCGTGCATGGGAACCGGATGTTCTGCCTGATCTCGTCGATGATCGACGATCCGACGATCCAGCACGGCTCGCCGGGCAAGCAGTGCCTGTTGCGGGTGATGCAGTGCGTGTTCGACCATGGCATTGCCGTCTTTGACATGGGCAGCGGCTTTACCGACGAGAAGCGGCACTGGTGCAATGTGCAACTGCCGCTGCGCCAGCATTATATCGGCCTGACCTGGCAGGGCATGCTGATCGTGGCGGTGCACCAGACTTTCCAGAAGACCAGGGCGCGGATCAAGGCCAACAAGCAGCTCAAATCGGCTTTCCGCGCCAGCCGGCTGCTGTTTGACCGGCTCAGTGGCGGGGCCGAAAGGCCGGTGTCGACAAGCGACAGCTTATAGCAGCTTAAGGCCGCACAGTTATGGGAGGCGGATAGCTCATTCCGTCATCACACTCTCGGCCCCGGTTGCGGTTGCTGCGATGGCCAACCCCGAGAGCTGTTACCTGGCCGAACTCTCGCCACGAGGTCTGGGTCGACATGAGGCGGTTTGGCACCCACCATCCCCTTCCACGCCAAGCGCGACGGCGCATAATGGGATTGAGCAGTCATGGCGCTGGCATGGTTCATGACGACCGCTACTTGCTCAGCCGTCATGCCCATGGCCATCATGTTCGCGCGCGCCTGATGTCGAACCGAGTATGCTGTGATCTGGCGGGAATTGCCGCCGACCGCTGGCCGGGCGAGACGAATGGCGCGTTGGCATCGGCTCAGCAGTGTGCGGTACGTTGCGCCCGCGGCGCGTTCGATCAATAGCAATTCGGCAATTCGCTTTAGCTCGGCAACGTCGAGTGCTGACAGATTATCACTTATGACCATTCTGACCCGCACCAAGCCTCTAGAATTCGTCTCAGAATATTTTGCGGATGTGATCCAGAGACGGCCATAAGGATCTAGGCGGAGGGTCAGGAACTCGCTGGGGCGCGTCGCCAGTTCAACACCGTATCTAAGCTGGGCTGCAGCAATACGGCGGATCGCTGTTGGGCGTTTTAACAGTTCGAAAACCAAAGAATTCAAGGTCTCCGGCTTCACTGTCTTGGCGCGACCAGCCGATGTCCTAAGTCTGGTCCTACCCTCCGACACTTGCATGGGTATCTGCTCACGCAGAAGCGCATCAATGCGCTCAATCATGTCGAGCTCGATCGCACCATCATCCCACTGGTCGCGCAAGTGCTGTCGGAAAGCAGCGTGATATTGTTTGAGCGAGCTTTTGCGCAAGCCGTTGGCGTAACCACCGAGATCGGCGGCGAGATCTAACGCCGAGACCACATTCAGCCCATGCTTTTTGCACCAGGTTTTGGCCATCCCGACATAGCGCTTGCGGTAGGCGGCTTCCGTTTTTGCGACGCGCGTCTGAACCCAGCCGCCCGCATCTGGCCGACGCAGGCATGCAGGGTAAGAAGCGCTTTCATACATTTTTTATCGAGCTGGCTATGTTACAGTTGAGACGAGCATAGCCGGCTAAGCAGCAAAAGTATCCCTCAATCCGACGTGCCGTGAGAGGCAGGCAGGGGCCCATTATCCGCAAGCTGCTCTCCAGACTTGCTATCGCAGCTGCGAGCTTAAGCTGCGCCATACGCAGAAATCTCGGCCACCAAATACGTGCGTTTCAGAAGCCCCAGTATCGCTGGGGCAATCAACCAATACTCTATCGGCTTGTGGGAAAGAGCTTGATTGGGATGAAGCTATGCATGGTGGCGGTGCCCTATGACGAGCCCGCTGCCGTCCATTCCGCGCATAGAACGCGATTGGTCCACCCTGTCACGCCGTTGAAGTGCGGCGGCGATCAGTCGGTTCTTCCTGTTGAAGAGGGGATGCTTGACCAGTTAATGCTCTTAAGGAAACCGGTTCCTGCAGCAGTCGATCAGGAGGCTTGATACGGTGGTCAGCGTCGATGCGATGACGGTCAAAGCGACAATACCGCTCGCATGATTTTGAGCTGTGCATTGATTGCTGCTCTCAGTCATTCGACTGTATCTGGGCGCGCCTTTGTAACGCTGCGGACGCGCCGAGAGAATTGAAAGTTGAAGCACTTCGTGCCGTTCGAACGTTACCGCTGCTCCCGATTTCAACGGTCTTGCACTCACCGTCGGTGACCGACCGGTGAAGATGCGGGGAGCTCGATCAGGCCGCGGCGAATTCGTCGGGCCATGCGCTCATCCAGCGGCCCGGATGGCCAGGGGGTTGAACAGGCCGGCGGGTGAGAGGGTGAAGACCTCGTTGCCGGTTTCGGTAATGCCGATGGAATGCTCGCACTGGGCAGACAGCGTGCGGTCGCGGGTGACGGCAGTCCAACCATCTGAGAGGATCTTCACGTCGGGTCGGCCCAGATTGATCATGGGCTCGATGGTGAAGATCATGCCGGGCTTGAGCGGCACGCCGGTGCCCGGCCGGCCGAAATGGAGGATATTGGGCTCGTCGTGGAACAGCTTGCCCAGGCCATGGCCGACAAAGTCGCGCACCACGCTCATGCGCTCCGCCTCGGCCAGCGACTGGATGGCATGGCCGATATCGCCGGTCGTGTTGCCGGGGATGGCGGCGGCCAGGCCGGCCTCGAGGCCGGCATAGGTGATTTCGATCAAGCGCTCGGCCTTGCGGGAAATTTCGCCCACCGGATACATGCGGCTGGAATCGCCGTGCCAGCCATCGACGACCAGGGTCAGATCGATATTGACGATGTCGCCCTCGCGCAAAGCCCGCTCGTCGGGAATGCCGTGGCAGACCACGTGATTGATCGAGGTGCAGAGCGCGTGGCGATAGCCCTTGTAGAAGATGGTCGCCGGGACGGCGCCGTTGTCACGGGCAAATTCATAGGCGACCTTGTCGATGGTCGAGGTGGGGACGCCCGGCTCGACATATTCGCTGAGGATATCGAGTGCCTGGGCCGTCAGCGCACCGGCGTTGCGCATGCCGGCAAAGCCTTCCGCGCCATGCAGCGGAATGACGCCGGGCGTGCGGCGGGCTTTGGCAGGTGCGTCGACAAAGGTAATCATCAAGAACTCCGGTTGCTGCAGCGAAAATAGTCGCTGCGGCGCGCAATGGGAAGGCCAACACGCTCGCTTGACGGCGCAATCGTGCAGGGGCATTGCTGAAGCCCTTCAGAGTCAGGACATATCATGCCCAGCGCAGACAGCGTAACCGCCGGCCTTCTGGTCATTGGCGACGAAATTCTCTCGGGGCGGACCAAGGACGTCAATATCGGCGCGACAGCGGATTTCTGCACCGACCTGGGCATCGAGCTCAAGGAAGTGCGCGTGGTCAGCGACGAGACCGACGAGATCGTGGACGCGATCAACGCCCTGCGGGCCCGCTATACCTATGTGTTCACCACCGGCGGCATCGGCCCGACGCATGATGACATCACCGCCGACGCCGTGGCCAAGGCGTTCGGGGTGGCGCTGCCGATCAATGCCCAGGCGCGCGAAATGCTCGAATCGCGCTGGCGGCAGACCGGCACCGAGGTCAACGAGGCGCGGCTGCGCATGGCGCGGATCCCCGAAGGGGCCGACCTGATCGTCAATTCGGTGAGCGCTGCGCCCGGTTTCCGCATCGGCAATGTGCATGTGATGGCCGGCGTGCCAGTGATCATGCGGGCCATGCTCGAAGCCCTGGTGCCCACGCTCAAGGGCGGCAAGAAGGTGCTGTCGGTCACCGTCAAGGCGGCGGTGGGCGAGGGCACGGTGGGCGGCCCGCTGGGCGCGCTGCAGGAAGAATATCCCGACGTGAAGATGGGCAGCTATCCGCAGATGGGGCATGACCGCATCATGACCGAGCTGGTGCTGCGCTCGACCGATGCGGCGCGGCTGGAAGAAGCGGCCGGCAAGGTGCGGGCCATGGTGGCGGCAGCTCATGCCAAGGCTGGCGTTGCCGCACCGGAAGAAGACTGATTGGCGCGACGCCTGCGCTTTGCTACACAACGGCCTTCCAGATTAAACCGGGCGCCCGGCGTCGGGGCAGGAGAGATGATTTGACCGATCCGAACCAGAAGTCGTTCCCGGTAACGTGGGACCAGTTCCACCGCGACAGCCGCGCTTTGGCCTGGCGCCTAGCGGCCCTGGGGCCA
This sequence is a window from Devosia beringensis. Protein-coding genes within it:
- a CDS encoding DUF6894 family protein; the encoded protein is MPVFYFDYDNGEGSGAARDEIGADLTDVASAIVEATQTLTELAADTLIGTAERLMAIMVRDELGATRARVSLAYRAETTG
- a CDS encoding methyl-accepting chemotaxis protein, producing the protein MNLTNLSLSARIYGAFGTLVLLLGVVGGVGFVGVQTTAGLFETYRGAAQQNSEINDYLADVSSTRIAFLNYLIDSSPEEEAGMIEWITDVATTDADGLAVFANNPEGLADIATVTELANSYLAGFNELVAAKAANDTVTATAKAEELRALGPQIGDIYSAMADRAQEVQDTIGPVATASAQFQVMLVLSISGLGILIGVAAAYVTGRWLSGVIIRMTQAMQALAGGDIDMEIAGTEPTHELGQMARALQVFQTNAQAVRVAEAEKDSRSALSVARARMMESFQAAFDSVIDATSAGDFTRRIDAKFNDADIDRISANFNAMLETTNGALTEAGRVLGALANADLTERMEGTYHGAFAELQNDTNAVADKLGDIVSELRETSNALKLATGEILAGANDLSERTTKQAATIEETSAAMEQLANTVTKNAQRASEASDNANQIAKVAEEGGAVMVEATGAMERITSSSSKISNIIGLIDDIAFQTNLLALNASVEAARAGDAGKGFAVVAVEVRRLAQSAASASSEVKVLIDQSAIEVHGGTTLVASAAAKLDSMLNSVRSNTSLMDGIARDSKEQASGIQEVSIAVRQMDEMTQHNAALVEEMNAAIEQTESQASKVDGIVEIFTVGKTSQAASRPAAAAKPQQGGVRGMQARVKSAMGSYLSSGSAAIAKDWNEF
- a CDS encoding cytochrome c biogenesis CcdA family protein, with the protein product MEFSLPLVFGAGVLSFLSPCVLPLVPPYLTYMSGASFDQLRDEGTTAGALQRRVAFTSLFFILGFTVVFVTLGATATAFGQVFRQALPILTPLAGVLIIAMGLHFIGVYRIGLLDRQMRHQGPGVASGPLGGFLLGLAFAIGWTPCIGPVLAAVLSVAASKGTAWEGAGLLGLYSLGLGVPFFLAGIAVGPFLAFFQGFKRHLHTVERVMGVLLVVTGVLFLTGNFSRLSYWFLETFPALANFG
- a CDS encoding GNAT family N-acetyltransferase — encoded protein: MTEAAAPALNPSTPLPADPAGAMLAAASLSQAISVSVSHSIGEVEEIWRALTVKTIESPGQSFDFIRAWVTQRDIAPSAQHYVVGRVDGVVVALLPLHRRRVYGMQVLTWFPGAHAGCHAPVADHDRLAALGPAGRRALWAAMTAALGRGDVIYLRSIPARVGGHDGLFDELGTSLAVETLYRSEYASWAECDRLQRSKSRRKHDRQQGDRLNAMGTVSFEEIGNGGETRQAIDTMFLQRSARFKAMGIRDTFVQDCLTGFYQQLAGPSSGVDVRLHILRLDGAIVAVRYNVVHGNRMFCLISSMIDDPTIQHGSPGKQCLLRVMQCVFDHGIAVFDMGSGFTDEKRHWCNVQLPLRQHYIGLTWQGMLIVAVHQTFQKTRARIKANKQLKSAFRASRLLFDRLSGGAERPVSTSDSL
- the map gene encoding type I methionyl aminopeptidase, which encodes MTFVDAPAKARRTPGVIPLHGAEGFAGMRNAGALTAQALDILSEYVEPGVPTSTIDKVAYEFARDNGAVPATIFYKGYRHALCTSINHVVCHGIPDERALREGDIVNIDLTLVVDGWHGDSSRMYPVGEISRKAERLIEITYAGLEAGLAAAIPGNTTGDIGHAIQSLAEAERMSVVRDFVGHGLGKLFHDEPNILHFGRPGTGVPLKPGMIFTIEPMINLGRPDVKILSDGWTAVTRDRTLSAQCEHSIGITETGNEVFTLSPAGLFNPLAIRAAG
- a CDS encoding competence/damage-inducible protein A, which gives rise to MPSADSVTAGLLVIGDEILSGRTKDVNIGATADFCTDLGIELKEVRVVSDETDEIVDAINALRARYTYVFTTGGIGPTHDDITADAVAKAFGVALPINAQAREMLESRWRQTGTEVNEARLRMARIPEGADLIVNSVSAAPGFRIGNVHVMAGVPVIMRAMLEALVPTLKGGKKVLSVTVKAAVGEGTVGGPLGALQEEYPDVKMGSYPQMGHDRIMTELVLRSTDAARLEEAAGKVRAMVAAAHAKAGVAAPEED